One genomic region from Blattabacterium cuenoti encodes:
- a CDS encoding acyl carrier protein — translation MSDIASRVNALIVDKLSVDESEIVPTASFTNDLGADSLDIVELIMEFEKEFNISISDEKAEKITTVGEAIQAIEDLLIEKKNIDKKSD, via the coding sequence ATGTCTGACATTGCATCCAGAGTCAATGCTCTTATTGTAGATAAATTAAGTGTAGATGAAAGTGAAATTGTTCCTACTGCTAGTTTCACTAATGATTTAGGAGCAGATTCCTTAGATATAGTAGAACTTATTATGGAATTTGAAAAAGAATTTAATATTAGTATATCTGATGAAAAAGCAGAAAAAATAACAACAGTAGGCGAAGCCATACAGGCTATAGAAGATCTTTTAATTGAGAAGAAAAATATTGATAAAAAATCTGATTAG
- a CDS encoding bifunctional riboflavin kinase/FAD synthetase, with amino-acid sequence MKIYSFIDEFSSLSPCILTLGVFDGVHMGHKKMIQNLIFRAEKKYCPVLLTFYPHPKEILNPGKRFFYLNTLSERIYNLKKIGVKHLIIHPFTTIFSKLSTKNFFEKILHSKFRIKQIITGYDSHLGKNRDGSYEELKKFSHIYGFQLDKVEPCKLNKKIISSTDIRESLLLGNIQWANKALGYFYPLSGNVMKGKGIGRTIDFPTANLQVNSKKLIPKNGVYAVKINYLDNIYQGMLNIGVNPTVNQKNQKINIEVHIFDFFENIYGKKIEILIIHMVREEKKFNTLQELKEQIRKDEVNIKKFFSCEKKN; translated from the coding sequence TTGAAAATTTATTCATTTATTGATGAATTTTCTTCTCTTTCTCCATGTATATTGACTCTTGGAGTTTTTGATGGGGTTCATATGGGACATAAAAAAATGATTCAAAATCTAATTTTTAGAGCTGAAAAAAAGTATTGTCCCGTTTTGCTTACTTTTTATCCACATCCAAAAGAAATATTGAATCCTGGTAAAAGATTCTTCTATTTAAACACTCTTTCTGAAAGAATATATAACTTGAAAAAAATAGGAGTAAAACATTTGATTATTCATCCTTTTACCACAATTTTCTCAAAATTAAGCACAAAAAACTTTTTCGAAAAAATCTTACATTCTAAATTTAGAATCAAACAAATTATTACTGGATATGATTCTCATCTTGGAAAAAACAGAGATGGTTCTTACGAAGAATTAAAAAAATTCTCTCATATTTACGGATTTCAACTTGATAAAGTTGAACCTTGCAAATTAAACAAAAAAATAATTAGTTCTACTGATATTCGCGAATCTCTTTTATTAGGAAATATACAATGGGCTAACAAAGCCCTAGGATATTTTTATCCATTATCCGGTAATGTTATGAAAGGGAAAGGAATAGGTAGAACTATTGATTTTCCAACTGCAAATCTACAAGTAAATTCAAAAAAATTAATACCAAAAAACGGAGTTTATGCTGTAAAAATTAATTATCTGGATAATATTTACCAAGGAATGTTAAATATAGGAGTTAATCCTACTGTTAATCAAAAAAATCAAAAAATCAATATAGAAGTACATATTTTTGATTTTTTCGAAAATATTTATGGTAAAAAAATAGAGATTTTAATAATTCATATGGTTCGCGAAGAAAAAAAGTTTAACACACTTCAAGAATTAAAAGAACAAATTAGAAAAGATGAAGTAAATATTAAAAAATTTTTTTCTTGTGAAAAAAAAAATTGA
- a CDS encoding riboflavin synthase, translating into MFTGIVECTTKVYQFNRDKNNLCITFINPFSDEIKINQSICHNGICFTIIDINEKTYSVIASEETLFCTNLNFLKIKDEVNLERGLMMFERLNGHVVQGHVDTTAEIIQIENRNNGSWLFFFRAKKKLNHTVVEKGSIAINGISLTIITCNHYIFSVSIIPYTYKKTNLHLMKVGDVVNVEFDILGKYVSKYLRNYDDMFISK; encoded by the coding sequence ATGTTTACTGGCATTGTAGAATGTACAACAAAAGTATATCAATTCAATCGTGATAAAAATAATCTTTGTATTACTTTCATTAATCCATTTTCAGATGAAATTAAAATAAATCAAAGCATTTGTCATAATGGAATATGTTTTACCATTATAGATATTAATGAAAAAACTTATTCAGTCATAGCTTCTGAAGAAACTTTGTTCTGCACTAACTTAAATTTTTTAAAAATTAAAGATGAAGTTAATTTAGAAAGAGGATTAATGATGTTTGAAAGATTAAATGGACACGTAGTACAAGGACATGTAGATACAACTGCTGAAATTATTCAAATAGAAAATAGAAATAATGGAAGTTGGCTATTTTTTTTTCGGGCTAAAAAAAAATTAAATCACACAGTTGTAGAAAAAGGATCTATTGCTATCAATGGAATAAGTCTTACTATTATAACATGTAATCACTATATATTTAGCGTTTCCATTATTCCTTATACTTATAAGAAAACAAATCTTCACCTTATGAAAGTAGGAGATGTTGTTAATGTGGAATTTGATATTTTGGGTAAATATGTTAGTAAATATCTTAGGAATTATGATGATATGTTTATTTCAAAATAG
- the pdxA gene encoding 4-hydroxythreonine-4-phosphate dehydrogenase PdxA: protein MNYRKKKIRVGFTTGDINGIGIEIFLKVCRKKRLLDFFTPILFGSTKLCSYYKKILNLEINHIREVKNFKEIIDYKINVLNIWKEDIKFESIKINNPDSGKYPILSLKKAVKALKEGKIDVLVTAPVNKKYMNLKGFSFFGHTEYLQNVLEGESLMIMIHDILKIALVTNHLPLKKVTSELNIKKIIKSIKILHQSLIIDFSIEKPKIAVLGCNPHSSDNGLIGDEEKTKIKPAIDCLFQKQGWTVFGPYSSDSFFGNQVYRNFDAVLAMYHDQGLIPFKTLTFNHGVNFTAGLSHIRTSPDHGVAYDIAKKGIANENSFEEAIFSAIKIFKNRKEYMKLSSYRTSKSL from the coding sequence ATGAATTATAGAAAAAAAAAAATTAGAGTGGGATTTACCACAGGTGATATTAACGGAATAGGAATAGAAATTTTTTTAAAAGTATGTCGGAAAAAAAGACTTTTAGATTTTTTTACTCCAATATTATTTGGATCTACTAAATTATGTTCTTATTATAAGAAAATCTTAAATCTTGAGATCAATCATATCCGAGAAGTAAAAAATTTTAAAGAAATCATTGATTACAAAATCAATGTACTCAATATATGGAAAGAAGATATCAAATTTGAATCTATAAAAATCAATAATCCAGATTCAGGTAAATATCCTATTTTATCTTTAAAAAAAGCTGTAAAAGCTTTAAAAGAAGGAAAAATTGACGTACTTGTGACAGCTCCAGTCAACAAAAAATATATGAATTTGAAAGGTTTCTCATTTTTTGGACATACTGAATATTTACAAAATGTTTTGGAAGGAGAATCACTAATGATAATGATTCATGATATTTTAAAAATAGCTTTAGTAACTAATCATTTGCCTTTAAAAAAAGTCACTTCGGAATTAAACATAAAAAAAATAATAAAATCGATAAAAATTCTACATCAATCCCTTATTATTGATTTTTCTATAGAAAAACCAAAAATCGCTGTTTTAGGATGTAATCCTCACTCAAGTGATAATGGATTAATAGGAGATGAAGAAAAAACAAAAATCAAACCTGCTATTGATTGTTTATTTCAAAAACAAGGATGGACGGTTTTTGGACCTTATTCTTCAGACAGTTTTTTTGGAAATCAAGTCTATCGTAATTTTGATGCTGTTTTAGCCATGTATCATGATCAAGGTTTAATTCCTTTTAAAACATTAACTTTTAATCACGGAGTGAATTTTACAGCAGGTCTTTCTCACATACGAACTTCTCCAGATCACGGGGTTGCCTATGATATAGCTAAAAAAGGAATTGCTAATGAAAATTCTTTTGAAGAAGCTATTTTTAGCGCTATAAAAATATTTAAAAATAGAAAAGAATATATGAAACTTAGTTCTTACAGAACTTCCAAATCGTTATAA
- a CDS encoding phosphoenolpyruvate carboxykinase (ATP), producing MPFSLENYGIFNSYDNCQLNPYELQNIIIQKGMGVETKSGVLAINTGSFTGRSPEDRFIVKDSVTEKKVWWDDKFNLSFDSEKFDHLYRKVLRYLSGKTLYIRDGYLCSDKRYQFNVRSISEYPWSDLFIHNLFLRFPKIGQILPDWLLFCAPGFQAEPMKDGTRRKNFSILNFSKKIVLIGGSGYTGEIKKSIFSVLNFILPVYKNVFPMHCAANVGKHKKDTALFFGLSGTGKTTISNDLNRNLVGDDEHGWTCDNIIFNFEGGCYAKILGISSEKEPMIYHAIKKGAMLENVILKNKTKEVDFLDDSITQNMRISYPIYFVNNIEKELLSSNIKNIFFLTYDAFGVLPPIAKLNRAQSSYYFLLGYTSKVAGTELNIVKPKATFSSCFGAPFMPLHPVQYTNMLMKKLDNTEINVWMVNTGLISGGYSSGYRIKLNDTRKIVKSVLDGFLSEVPYEKYPIFNFKIPKYCPGISSHILNPKNSWKNENMYQNQVKILAQKFINHFDMYRKYTDKNISSGEPILK from the coding sequence ATGCCTTTTTCTCTAGAAAATTACGGAATATTTAATTCTTATGACAATTGTCAGTTAAATCCTTATGAATTACAAAACATAATAATTCAAAAAGGAATGGGTGTAGAAACTAAATCAGGAGTTTTAGCAATAAATACTGGCTCATTCACTGGAAGATCTCCTGAAGATAGATTTATTGTAAAGGACAGTGTTACAGAAAAAAAAGTTTGGTGGGATGATAAATTCAATCTATCTTTTGATTCGGAAAAATTTGATCATTTATATCGAAAAGTACTTAGATACTTATCTGGAAAAACATTATACATTAGAGATGGATATCTTTGTTCTGATAAACGTTATCAGTTTAATGTTCGTTCTATTAGTGAATATCCATGGTCCGATTTATTTATTCATAATCTTTTTCTAAGGTTTCCAAAAATTGGTCAAATTTTACCAGATTGGTTATTATTTTGTGCGCCTGGATTTCAAGCTGAACCCATGAAAGATGGAACACGAAGAAAAAATTTTTCTATATTAAATTTTTCTAAAAAAATAGTTTTGATTGGAGGATCAGGATATACAGGAGAAATAAAAAAATCTATTTTTTCTGTCCTAAATTTCATACTTCCTGTATATAAAAATGTATTTCCCATGCATTGTGCTGCAAATGTAGGAAAACACAAAAAAGATACAGCCCTTTTTTTTGGCTTATCTGGAACAGGAAAAACGACTATATCCAATGATCTTAACAGAAATTTGGTGGGAGATGATGAACATGGATGGACTTGTGATAACATCATTTTTAATTTCGAAGGAGGATGTTATGCAAAAATATTAGGTATTTCTAGTGAAAAAGAACCTATGATTTATCATGCTATAAAAAAAGGAGCTATGTTAGAAAATGTCATTTTAAAAAATAAAACCAAAGAAGTTGATTTTTTAGATGATTCTATTACTCAAAATATGAGAATTAGCTATCCTATTTATTTTGTAAATAATATTGAAAAAGAATTATTGTCTTCTAATATCAAAAACATTTTTTTTCTTACATATGATGCTTTTGGGGTTTTACCTCCCATAGCTAAATTAAATAGAGCACAATCTTCTTATTATTTTTTATTAGGATATACTTCTAAAGTAGCTGGAACCGAATTAAATATAGTTAAACCAAAAGCTACATTTTCTTCTTGTTTTGGTGCTCCATTCATGCCTTTGCATCCTGTTCAATACACAAATATGCTAATGAAAAAATTAGATAATACTGAAATAAATGTTTGGATGGTTAATACAGGATTAATATCAGGAGGATATTCATCTGGATATCGTATCAAATTAAATGATACTCGAAAAATTGTGAAAAGCGTTTTAGATGGTTTTTTATCAGAGGTTCCTTACGAAAAATATCCAATTTTTAATTTTAAGATCCCAAAATATTGTCCAGGGATATCTTCTCATATATTAAATCCAAAAAATTCATGGAAAAATGAAAATATGTATCAAAATCAAGTCAAAATACTTGCTCAAAAATTTATTAACCATTTTGATATGTACAGAAAATATACAGACAAAAATATTTCATCTGGAGAACCTATTTTGAAATAA
- a CDS encoding FoF1 ATP synthase subunit delta/epsilon, with protein MKIKIIDCDNILYQGNIVSITAPGFCGSFQVLENHAYFISILKNGIIKLEDGKNRKKIKIKSGILQIKNNSIIVIL; from the coding sequence ATGAAAATCAAAATTATTGATTGTGATAATATATTGTATCAAGGAAATATAGTTTCCATTACAGCTCCTGGATTTTGTGGATCTTTTCAAGTATTAGAAAACCATGCTTATTTTATATCCATATTAAAAAATGGGATCATAAAATTAGAAGATGGAAAAAATAGAAAAAAAATAAAAATAAAAAGCGGCATTTTGCAAATAAAAAATAATTCAATCATTGTTATTTTATAA
- the atpD gene encoding F0F1 ATP synthase subunit beta, with protein sequence MHKKKLKGIITQIIGPVIDVSFQESETLPKIYDALEVNLSKKNKIVLEVQQHIGDKNVRCISMEVTDGLQRGQEVDGLGKPISVPVGQSINGRVFNVLGDCIDGLGDVDRSITRPIHSEPPAFKDLSTETEILYTGIKVIDLIEPYPKGGKIGLFGGAGVGKTVLIQELINNVAKGHGGRSVFAGVGERSREGNDLLREMLESGIIKYGDSFMKSMKKGYWDLSKVDKEELKESKAAFVFGQMNEPPGARARVALSGLTLAEYYRDQYVEGKGGQDVLFFIDNIFRFTQAGSEVSALLGRIPSSVGYQPTLSSEMGSMQERITSTKKGSITSVQAVYVPADDLTDPAPAITFSHLDATTVLSRKIASLGIYPAVDPLDSTSRILSPDIIDKDHYNCAQRVKEILQKYNSLQDIIAILGIEELSEEDKLIVSRARRIQRFLSQPFHVAKQFTGIEGEFVKIEDTIKGFNMIIDGELDHIPEIAFNLKGTIEQVIETVKKI encoded by the coding sequence ATGCATAAAAAAAAGCTAAAGGGAATAATTACTCAAATTATAGGACCTGTAATTGATGTTTCTTTTCAAGAGAGTGAAACACTTCCTAAAATTTATGATGCGTTGGAAGTCAATTTATCCAAAAAAAACAAAATAGTTTTAGAAGTTCAACAACATATTGGAGATAAAAATGTTCGCTGCATTTCTATGGAAGTAACGGATGGATTGCAAAGAGGTCAAGAGGTTGATGGATTAGGGAAACCAATTAGCGTTCCTGTAGGTCAATCCATCAATGGTAGAGTTTTTAATGTTTTGGGAGATTGCATAGATGGATTAGGAGATGTAGATAGGTCTATAACTAGACCTATTCACAGTGAACCTCCAGCATTTAAAGACTTATCAACAGAAACAGAAATATTGTATACAGGAATTAAAGTCATAGATTTAATAGAACCTTATCCGAAAGGAGGGAAGATTGGTTTATTTGGTGGAGCAGGAGTAGGAAAAACTGTGTTAATACAAGAATTAATCAACAATGTAGCGAAAGGACATGGAGGAAGATCTGTTTTTGCAGGAGTAGGAGAAAGATCTAGGGAAGGAAATGATTTATTAAGAGAAATGTTAGAATCTGGAATTATAAAATATGGAGATTCTTTTATGAAATCCATGAAAAAAGGATATTGGGATCTTTCCAAAGTAGATAAAGAAGAACTTAAGGAATCTAAAGCTGCTTTTGTGTTTGGTCAAATGAATGAGCCTCCCGGAGCTAGAGCTAGAGTAGCTTTATCTGGATTAACATTAGCTGAATATTATAGAGATCAATATGTAGAAGGAAAAGGAGGACAAGATGTTTTGTTTTTTATAGACAATATATTTAGATTTACTCAAGCAGGATCAGAAGTTTCTGCCTTATTAGGAAGGATCCCTTCATCTGTAGGATATCAGCCAACTTTATCATCAGAAATGGGTTCTATGCAGGAAAGAATAACTTCAACGAAAAAAGGATCTATCACTTCAGTGCAAGCTGTTTATGTTCCTGCTGATGATTTAACAGATCCTGCTCCTGCTATTACATTTTCTCATTTGGATGCAACAACAGTTCTTTCCAGAAAAATAGCATCTTTAGGAATTTATCCTGCAGTAGATCCTTTGGATTCTACTTCTCGCATTTTGTCTCCGGATATAATAGACAAAGATCATTATAATTGTGCACAACGCGTTAAAGAAATTTTACAAAAATATAATTCTTTACAAGATATTATAGCTATTCTAGGAATAGAAGAATTAAGTGAAGAAGATAAATTAATAGTTTCCAGAGCTAGGCGTATTCAACGTTTTTTATCTCAACCATTTCATGTTGCAAAACAGTTTACAGGAATTGAAGGAGAATTCGTAAAAATTGAGGATACAATCAAAGGATTTAATATGATAATAGATGGGGAGTTGGATCACATTCCAGAAATAGCCTTTAATCTAAAAGGAACTATTGAACAAGTGATAGAAACTGTAAAAAAAATATAA
- the fabF gene encoding beta-ketoacyl-ACP synthase II translates to MEKLKKVVVTGIGSINPIGNNVEEYWISLINGKSGCAPITYFNTKKYKTKFACELKNYDPSLFFNKKERRKLDPCAQYGIVASEEAIKNSGINFFKEKRERVGVIWASGIGGLLNLEESISDYVNGGRYPRFSPFFIPKMLIDITAGFISMNYGLHGPNYATVSACASSSNAIADAYHLICLGKADIMIAGGSEAAITQSGVGGFNALHALSTRNEDYQTASRPFDEDRDGFVLGEGGGCLILEEYKHAQERGANIYAEIGGVGMSGDAYHITAPHPEGKGIVLAMKTAIQDAGIKCEDVDHINSHGTSTQLGDLAEVKAIQEVFKKNIYNIDINSTKSMTGHLLGAAGAIEAIASILPLTKGVIPPTINLFHLDRNIDQKINFIPNQAIKKEVKISICNTFGFGGHNVCILFKKINVI, encoded by the coding sequence ATGGAGAAATTAAAAAAAGTAGTAGTTACTGGTATTGGTTCTATTAATCCGATAGGAAATAATGTAGAAGAATATTGGATTTCTCTTATTAACGGAAAAAGTGGATGTGCTCCTATCACTTATTTCAATACAAAAAAATACAAGACTAAATTTGCTTGTGAATTAAAAAATTATGATCCAAGTCTTTTTTTCAATAAAAAAGAAAGACGAAAATTAGATCCCTGTGCACAATATGGAATTGTTGCTTCTGAAGAAGCCATAAAAAATAGTGGCATTAATTTTTTCAAAGAAAAAAGAGAAAGAGTTGGAGTGATTTGGGCTTCAGGAATTGGAGGCCTTCTCAATTTAGAAGAATCTATTTCTGATTATGTAAATGGAGGAAGATATCCTAGATTTAGCCCATTTTTTATTCCTAAAATGCTCATAGATATCACTGCTGGTTTTATTTCTATGAATTATGGTCTTCATGGTCCAAATTACGCGACTGTATCTGCTTGTGCATCTTCTTCTAATGCAATTGCAGATGCTTATCATTTAATCTGTTTAGGAAAAGCAGATATAATGATTGCAGGTGGATCGGAAGCAGCTATTACCCAAAGTGGAGTAGGGGGGTTTAATGCCCTACATGCCTTGTCTACTAGAAATGAAGATTATCAAACAGCATCACGTCCTTTTGATGAAGATAGAGATGGTTTTGTATTAGGAGAGGGGGGCGGATGTCTTATACTTGAAGAATATAAACATGCTCAAGAAAGAGGAGCTAATATATATGCTGAAATAGGAGGAGTGGGAATGTCTGGAGATGCTTATCATATTACGGCACCTCATCCAGAAGGAAAAGGAATCGTTTTGGCTATGAAAACGGCTATTCAAGATGCAGGCATTAAATGTGAAGATGTTGATCATATTAATTCTCATGGAACTTCTACTCAATTGGGAGATCTTGCAGAAGTAAAAGCTATTCAAGAAGTCTTTAAAAAAAACATATATAATATAGATATTAATTCTACAAAATCTATGACAGGACATTTATTAGGTGCTGCAGGAGCAATAGAAGCAATAGCTTCTATACTTCCTTTAACAAAAGGAGTAATACCTCCAACTATAAATTTGTTTCATCTAGATAGGAATATAGATCAAAAAATTAATTTTATTCCAAATCAAGCTATAAAAAAAGAAGTAAAAATTAGTATATGTAATACTTTTGGTTTTGGAGGACACAATGTTTGTATTTTATTCAAAAAAATAAATGTTATCTAA